The proteins below come from a single Arthrobacter sp. zg-Y1171 genomic window:
- a CDS encoding histidine phosphatase family protein — protein MSNGENFGPAVPDLTPSGTRLPRLWLLRHGETEWSREGNYTGLTDIPLTAEGEAQAEAARAKIGPVTFDRVLTSPLIRARRTAELVGYPDAEVVPHAHEWDYGDNEGRNSRQVRAENPGYLIWKDGVPNGETLAQVAARADLIISSVQAGCGTEMDRDPEATPVEKVLLVAHGHFLRILAARWLGLAPEMGRHFALSTAAVCTLGWDKHTPAVVGWNL, from the coding sequence ATGAGCAACGGGGAAAACTTCGGACCGGCAGTTCCGGACCTGACTCCGTCCGGAACCCGGCTGCCCCGCCTCTGGCTGCTGCGCCACGGGGAAACCGAATGGTCCCGGGAAGGCAACTACACCGGCCTGACGGATATCCCCCTTACGGCCGAGGGGGAAGCCCAGGCTGAGGCCGCGCGGGCCAAGATCGGTCCGGTGACCTTTGACCGGGTACTGACCTCTCCGCTGATCCGTGCCCGCCGCACCGCCGAACTGGTGGGTTACCCCGACGCCGAGGTGGTTCCGCACGCCCACGAGTGGGACTACGGCGACAACGAGGGCCGCAACAGCCGGCAGGTCCGCGCCGAGAATCCCGGGTACCTGATCTGGAAGGACGGCGTGCCCAACGGGGAGACCCTGGCACAGGTTGCCGCACGGGCCGACCTCATCATCTCCTCCGTGCAGGCCGGCTGCGGCACCGAAATGGACCGCGACCCCGAGGCGACGCCGGTGGAGAAGGTCCTGCTCGTGGCGCACGGCCATTTCCTCCGTATCCTGGCGGCCCGCTGGCTCGGCCTTGCCCCGGAGATGGGCCGGCACTTTGCGCTCAGCACCGCAGCGGTCTGCACCCTCGGTTGGGACAAACACACGCCCGCCGTTGTCGGCTGGAA